CCCGCACCACCGCGTTGTGCACCACGCCCACCGGGTCGTCGGTGTCCCGGGTGGACTGCTCGACCCGGCCGATCACCGTGCCGGTGATGTCGGCGCAGGCCGCCACCACCCGGTCCGCCCCGACGTCCACCCCGATCACGTGCGCGCTGCCCGGCCGTACGGCGTAGAGCTGGGCGTTCGGCCCGCGCCCGCCGGCCTGCTCGCCGACCCGGGCGACCAGGCCGCGCTCCTCCAGCCGCTCGACGAGCTGCGAGGCGGTGACCTTGGACAGGCCGGTCAGCTCGCCGAGGCGGGCCCGGGTGAGCGGCCCCTGCTCGAGCAGCAACTCCAGGGCGGCGCGGTCGTTGAGGGCGCGCAACAGGCGGGGGGTGCCGGGCAGCCGCGTCGAACTCATGCCACGTCCTCTGGTTCTGTTGAGCGTGTTGATCGTACCGGGCGGGGAGTGTTCGTAGCGTAACGCCGTCGTCGGCCGGGCCCCGGCCCCGTCGTCGACGGCGGGCAGCCGGACGGGAGCCCGGACGACCCCGAGGGAAGGAGATCACGTGGGCCTGGACCCAGGACTTCGCCGGCTCGTGCTCGGCACGCTGCTGGCCGCGTACCCGGGGCCGACGCCGCCGGCGTGGGCGCTGGAGCTGACCGGCGCGGGGCTGGCCGGGTTCACCCTGTTCGGCCCGAACGTGCAGACCCCTGCGCAGGTGGCGGCGGCCACCGCCGCGCTGCGCGCCGCCCGCCCCGACGTGCTGGTCACGATCGACGAGGAGGGCGGTGACGTGACCCGGCTGGCGCACGCCACCGGCAGCCCGTACCCGGGCAACGCGGCGCTCGGCGCGGTCGACGACGTGACCCTGACCCGTCAGGTGTACGCGGCGATCGGCGCGGAGCTGGCCGCGGTCGGCGTCACCGTGAACCTGGCCCCCACGGTGGACGTGAACAGCGTCGACGAGAACCCGGTGATCGGCACCCGGTCGTTCGGCGCGGACCCGGCCCGGGTCGCCGCGCACACCGCCGCCGCCGTGGCCGGGTTGCAGGGTGTGGGGGTGGCCGCCTGCGCCAAGCACTTCCCCGGGCACGGCGCGACCGTCGCCGACTCGCATCTGGAGCTGCCCACCGTCGACGTGCCGTTGGACGTGCTGCGGGCCCGTGACCTGCCGCCGTTCGCCGCGGCCGTGGCCGCCGACGCCAAGGCGATCATGACCGCGCACATCCGGGTGCCGGCGCTGACCGGCGACGGGCCGGCGACCTTCAGCCGGGCGGTCCTGGTCGACCTGCTCCGCCGGGAGCTGGGTTTCACCGGCACGGTGGTCACCGACGCGCTGGAGATGAGGGGCGCGGTGGTGGCGGCGGGCGGCGTCGGTCCGGCCGCGGTGGCCGCCCTCGCGGCCGGCGCGGACCTGCTCTGTGTCGGGGCGAGGGTGGACGCGGCGCTGGTCGGGACGGTGGTCGCGGAGATCGTCGCGGCGCTCGGCGACGGACGGCTGACCCTCGACCGGGTCGAGGAGGCCGCCGCCCGTTCCGCCACCCTCGCCACCGGCGCCGCCACCCTCACCACCCACGCCCGGGCCGCCGCGGCCGTCGGCGCCGTCGCGCCGGCCGGCGCCGCCGCGCCCGCCGGCCGGGTCGGCGGCCAGGTCGCCGCCACCAGCACCGGGCTGGGGTACGCGGTCGCGCGGCGGGCGGTCACCGTGGAGGGCACGCCGGGCGGGCTGGCCGGGGCGCTGGTGGTGCAGGCGCACGCCACCGCCACGCTGGCCGAGGGGCGGGTGCCGTGGGGCCTCGGCCCGCACCTGCCCGACGACGTGGAGGAGGTCCGGGTGGTGGCCGGCGCGACCGACCCGGCCGCCCTGCGGGCGCTCGCCGGGGACCGGCCGATCGTGCTGGTCGCCCGGCACCTGTGGCGGTTGCCGGGCGGCCCGGAGCTGGTCGAGGCGCTGGCCGCCACGCATCCGGTGACGGTGGTGGAGATGGGCTGGCCGGGGCGTTGGCGGCCGGCCGGCGTCCGCGCCTTCGTCGCCACGTACGGCGCGAGTCACGCCAACGGCCACGCCGCCGCCGACGCCCTGGGCTGGTAGGGCCGCTGACGCCCTGGGCTGGTAGGGAGGGGGTCAGCCGCCGAGGTGGCGGGAGCGGGGCGGGTCGGGGGTGACCACGTCGGGCAGGCCGAGCAGCGGCCCGATGGAGGTGATCCGCAGCACCCGCGCCACCGGCGGCTGCGGGTCGGTCACCCGCAGCGCCACGCCGCGTTCCCGGGCGAGGGTGAGGCCGTCGATCAACGCGCGCAGGCCGGTGGAGTCGAGGAAGCCGACGCCGGCCAGGTCGACCACGCACTCCCGCAGGCCGGGCCGGTTCAGCGCGGTGGTGAGCGCCTCCTCCAGCACGCCGACCGTGGCCATGTCGAGCTCACCGAGCGGGGCCAGCGTCACGCCGTCCCGCCCGACCTCCACCATTCGCAGCTCCATGCTCGCCCACCGTCCCCGCAGCGTTCCGAAAGGCCCGCGCCGTCCCCACAGTCGTACGTTCCGTAACGACAGCCCCGATACCGGGAACATGAATCGTCGCAGGTCAAGCCGACTTTTGGACATCGGAAACCAGGATTTCAGCGGTTGCCCCGCCGCATTCTGGACACATAGCGTCACCTCACCGGGGTGACCGGTCGGGTACCTCCTCGGACCTGGGGGAAGAGAGGCGGCGGACCGTGGATCCGGCCCGGGATCCACGGTCCGCGCCCCGTCGTCGACGTCCGGCACGCCTCTACCCCGCCCGGCGGCACGCGGAAACCCGACGCCGGTCAGTCGGGGTAGACCCCGTACGACCGCCAGCCCCGGTCGGGGAAGCCGGCCGCGGCGGCCACCCGGGCGGAGGCCACGTTGTCGACCGCGTGCAGGTACGTCGGGACGGCGCCGTCGGCCAGCACCCGGCGGGCGGCCTGGGCGACGAGCCGACGGGCCAGCCCGCGCCCCCGGGCGGTCGGCACGGTGCCCACGGCCAGCTCGTGGCCGTACCGGTCGTGTCGTTTGATCCCGACGCCGGCGAGGTAGCGGCCGTCGGCGTCCCACACGACCAGCACGTCGGTGTCGAACAGCCGCAGCCAGGACGGCAGGCCCGGGTCGGTCGGGCGGGTCCACCCGCCGGCGTCCGGCAGCGCGGCCGGCGCGACGGTCCACCGGAAGACCGCGTCGCGGGCCGGCCAGCCGGGGTGACCCACGGCCCGGGGCAGCGCGGCCAGCAGGCGCGGAAAGCTCCGCCGGGCCGCCAGCGCCCGCACCGCCGCGACCCGCTCCGACGGTACGGAGAGCACCCCGCTGCCCGGCGCGGACACCCCGATCGCGGGGCGGAGCCGGCCGTCCCAGGCGGGGCGGCTGCGCCGGGGCGACCCGACGACGTGCAGTCCGGGCCCGGCCGGCCACTGCCCGAGCCAGGTCACCAGGTGCAGGTGCAGTCGTCGGTCCAGCACGTCGATCACGGTACGCGTGGCGGCGGCCGGTGTCCGCGCGGTCGCCCGACCGGTGACGGGGTCCGCTCAGTACGCTGTCCGGACCGTAGGGGAGGTGGCCCGGTGGCGCGACGGGTGCTGGTGGTCGACGACGACCGGACGGTCGCCGACGTGGTGTGCCGTTACCTGACGCACGCCGGTTACCTGGTCGACCACGTCGCCGACGGGGCCGCCGCGTTGGCCGAGGTGGCCCGGCGACCGCCGCGGCTCGTGGTGCTCGATCTGATGTTGCCGGTGGTGGACGGCCTGGAGGTGTGCCGGCGGCTGCGGCAGCGGCCGGACGGCGTACCGATCATCATGTTGACCGCGCGCGGCGACGAGGCCGACCGGATTCTCGGCCTGCGCCTGGGCGCGGACGACTACCTCACCAAGCCGTTCTCGCCCCGGGAGCTGGTGCTGCGGGTGGCGTCGGTGCTGCGCCGGGCCGACGGCGAGCCGGCCGGCGGGGCCGACGAGGTGCTGCGCGACGGGGGCCTGGTGGTGCGGACGGGACCCCGGGCGGCCACCCTGGACGGCCGGGAGCTGACGTTGACGCTGCGGGAGTTCGACCTGTTGGCGCACCTGATGCGGCATCCGGGGCGGGCGTTCCGCCGGGCCGAGCTGCTGGACCGGGTGTGGGGTTGGAGCTTCGGCGACCAGTCGACGGTGACCGTGCACGTGCGACGGTTGCGGGAGAAGGTCGAGGCCGATCCGGCCCGGCCGCGCCGGATCGTCACGGTGTGGGGGGTGGGTTACCGGTACGAGCCGGCCGCCGATGCGTGACCTGGCGCTGATCTTCGCCACCGCCCTGGGCGCGGCGCTCGGGGTGGGGCTGCTCGGCGCGGCGGCGTTGCGGGCGTTGCGCGGCCGGTCGGTCACCGCGCACATCGGGGTGCTGCTGGTGCTGACCGTGTCGGCGGTGGTGGCCGGGGTGGCGGTGGTCGCCGAGGCGATGTTCCTCTCCCCGCACGACCTGGAGGTGGTGTTGATCACCGTTGCCGCGGCGGCGGTGGTCAGTCTGGCGGTGGGTTGGCTGTTCGGCCGGCGGCTGGCCGCCGCGGCGGTCTGGGCCGACCAGGCCCGGCAGCGGGAACGGCGGATCGAGAAGGGCCGGCGGGACCTGGTCGCCTGGGTGTCGCACGACCTGCGGACCCCGCTGGCCGGTCTGCGGGCGATGGCCGAGGCGTTGGAGGACCGGGTGGTGGCCGACCCGGTGACGGTGGCCGAGTACCACCGGCGGATCCGGGTGGAGACCGACCGGATGACCCGGCTGGTGGACGACCTGTTCGAGCTGTCCCGGATCAACGCCGGGGCGCTGCGGCTGTCGTTGACGGCGGTGCCGCTGGGCGAGGTGGTCTCCGACGCGCTGGCGACCACCGCGCCGTTGGCCGCCGCCCGGCGGATCCGGCTGGTGGCGGCGGAGTCGGGTTGGCCGACGGTGCTGGCCGGCGAGCCGGAGTTGGCCCGGGTGGTGGGGAACCTGCTGGTGAACGCGGTGCGCTACACGCCGCCGGGCGGCACGGTCACGGTCGAGGGCGGGCAGGACGGCGGGGACGCGTGGTTGGCGGTGGCGGACACCTGCGGCGGCATTCCGGCCGCCGACCTGCCCCGCCTGTTCGACGTGGCCTTCCGGGGCGAGTCGGCCCGGACGCCCCCGCCCCCACCGGCCGCCGGCCCGGACCCGGCCGCCGGGGTGACGGTCGCGGTGGGGCCGGGCGGTGACGGGTCGGGCGGGTTGGGTCTGGCGATCGTGCGGGGGTTGGTTGAAGCGCACGGCGGGCGGGTACAGGTAGCGAACATCACCGATGGCTGTCGATTCGTGATCCGGTTGCCGATCCCGGGAACCTGACGCGAGCACCGTGCGTCACATCTAATTCCATACATGGACACCTTTTCCTGGGACGGTGTTTCTCATGCTGAAGAAGTCGATTGACCTGCAAAAACGCGACACCGGGCAGCTCTGGCCAGCCATGTCTGTCGATGTGACGCCGACCATGCAGGCCCCGTACCCGAGCGGGCGGGCCGGGCGCGGGGGCGTCAACCGCTCCTGGGTCGTGCTGAACCGACGCCCGCCGAACCCCGCCGACTGCCGCCACCTCGGCACCTGCTGACACCAGACGGGCCACCACGGAACCGCGCGGGATGCCGACACACCCGGGCGCTCCAGCGGGGGTTTTCGCACACCTGTCGGGTAGGTTCTTCTGCGTTCCGGCATCGGCCACTTCCCGACAGGAGAAGCTCAGCGCATGGGCAAGAAGACGATCCACGTCTCCGACTTCAGCGGCACGGTCCTCACCGGCGACGGCGACGTGGTGCGCGTCGTCGTGCTGGAGCACCCTGACCTGGTGACCGGGCCCGTGCAGGTGGAGATCAGCCCGGCCGAGGTGGAGGCGATCGACGACGCCGCCCTGGACGTCGCGGTGGTGGAGATCCACGACACGGCCGACGGCGAGCCGCGCCGGGTGGCGCTCACCGCCAGCGAGTTCGACTCGATGGCGACCGACACCCCGATGGCGCAGGTGCTGCGCACCGCCGAGCGGGTCCGCCCACCGAAGGCCGCCCGCAAGGCCACCGAGAAGATCGACTACGGCACCGTCGAGCACGCCGGGAAGCCGCACCGGGGCCGGGTCACCGAGGAGGAGGCCACGCTGGTCCGCGACCGCCTGGACGAGGTGAACAAGCGGCTCGCCGACGCCGGCCTCCGGCAGATCGACCCGGCCGACCCGGAGCACGCCGAGCGCTACGGCTTCCCCGCCCCGACCGCCACCGCCACCGCGGAGCACCTCGCCGCCACCGCGGGGTAACCCCCGCCCGCACGTCGACGAAGGGTCCCTTCCCGCGCCGCAGGCGTCCGGAGGGACCCTTCGTCGTGCCCGAACAAGAAACGTCCGATGCACGACAGTAACCAATTGTGATCCGGCTCGTTAAAGGCGCGAGGCCGGTGATTCCGAAAAGGGCCTCACGGTCGACGCCGCCCACGACGCTGCCTCACCAGCCTGGAACGTGCTATATAAAGACGTTACAAAACAATCAATTACCCTGAATGCGATACGGGTTCGCGATTTCGCCCTTCGGCGGGCGTCGCAGGACCGAGGGCACCCCGCTCACCAGCAGTGACCGGGGGCGCGCCGCCACGAAAAAACAGCATTGTTCTGCTTCAAGGGTAGGAGTCGTATGTCAACGTCGCGTCGTTTCCGGACGCTGACGGGATCAGCGCTTGCCATCACGCTGATCGCGTCGGCGATGGTGACCACCACCGCGTCCGCGCGTGCCCCGGGCGGGGAGGCTGAACCCGCGCCGGTCGCCGCCAGAGCCAAACCGGCGCCGGTCGTCGGGTCACACAGCGCCGCCGACCCGGCCCGGCCCACGGCCGCCAAGCCGGCCGCGCCGAAACAGCCGAAGGTCGGCAAGCGCGGCAACCTCGCCGCCGTCACCTGGAAGAAACCCGCCGAGAACGGCAGCCGGATCACCGGGTACGTGGTGACGCCGTACCGCGACGGCAAGGCGCGCAAGGCGACCAGGTTCGACGCGTCGGCGACCAGCCGCGCGGTGCGGATCTCCCCGGCCGGCGGGGCGTGGACGTTCACCGTGGCGGCCGTCAACGGCGTCGGCGCCGGGCCGGCCAGCCCCCGGTCGAAGGTGGC
The sequence above is a segment of the Micromonospora sp. WMMD882 genome. Coding sequences within it:
- a CDS encoding STAS domain-containing protein — encoded protein: MELRMVEVGRDGVTLAPLGELDMATVGVLEEALTTALNRPGLRECVVDLAGVGFLDSTGLRALIDGLTLARERGVALRVTDPQPPVARVLRITSIGPLLGLPDVVTPDPPRSRHLGG
- a CDS encoding GNAT family N-acetyltransferase; translated protein: MLDRRLHLHLVTWLGQWPAGPGLHVVGSPRRSRPAWDGRLRPAIGVSAPGSGVLSVPSERVAAVRALAARRSFPRLLAALPRAVGHPGWPARDAVFRWTVAPAALPDAGGWTRPTDPGLPSWLRLFDTDVLVVWDADGRYLAGVGIKRHDRYGHELAVGTVPTARGRGLARRLVAQAARRVLADGAVPTYLHAVDNVASARVAAAAGFPDRGWRSYGVYPD
- a CDS encoding ATP-binding protein, which codes for MRDLALIFATALGAALGVGLLGAAALRALRGRSVTAHIGVLLVLTVSAVVAGVAVVAEAMFLSPHDLEVVLITVAAAAVVSLAVGWLFGRRLAAAAVWADQARQRERRIEKGRRDLVAWVSHDLRTPLAGLRAMAEALEDRVVADPVTVAEYHRRIRVETDRMTRLVDDLFELSRINAGALRLSLTAVPLGEVVSDALATTAPLAAARRIRLVAAESGWPTVLAGEPELARVVGNLLVNAVRYTPPGGTVTVEGGQDGGDAWLAVADTCGGIPAADLPRLFDVAFRGESARTPPPPPAAGPDPAAGVTVAVGPGGDGSGGLGLAIVRGLVEAHGGRVQVANITDGCRFVIRLPIPGT
- a CDS encoding glycoside hydrolase family 3 N-terminal domain-containing protein gives rise to the protein MGLDPGLRRLVLGTLLAAYPGPTPPAWALELTGAGLAGFTLFGPNVQTPAQVAAATAALRAARPDVLVTIDEEGGDVTRLAHATGSPYPGNAALGAVDDVTLTRQVYAAIGAELAAVGVTVNLAPTVDVNSVDENPVIGTRSFGADPARVAAHTAAAVAGLQGVGVAACAKHFPGHGATVADSHLELPTVDVPLDVLRARDLPPFAAAVAADAKAIMTAHIRVPALTGDGPATFSRAVLVDLLRRELGFTGTVVTDALEMRGAVVAAGGVGPAAVAALAAGADLLCVGARVDAALVGTVVAEIVAALGDGRLTLDRVEEAAARSATLATGAATLTTHARAAAAVGAVAPAGAAAPAGRVGGQVAATSTGLGYAVARRAVTVEGTPGGLAGALVVQAHATATLAEGRVPWGLGPHLPDDVEEVRVVAGATDPAALRALAGDRPIVLVARHLWRLPGGPELVEALAATHPVTVVEMGWPGRWRPAGVRAFVATYGASHANGHAAADALGW
- a CDS encoding response regulator transcription factor, with product MARRVLVVDDDRTVADVVCRYLTHAGYLVDHVADGAAALAEVARRPPRLVVLDLMLPVVDGLEVCRRLRQRPDGVPIIMLTARGDEADRILGLRLGADDYLTKPFSPRELVLRVASVLRRADGEPAGGADEVLRDGGLVVRTGPRAATLDGRELTLTLREFDLLAHLMRHPGRAFRRAELLDRVWGWSFGDQSTVTVHVRRLREKVEADPARPRRIVTVWGVGYRYEPAADA